GCGCGGGGCACGGTCTTATCGAGTTCTTGGCTTGCGCATCACCCATCGTCTGTTACACTCAGGTTAAATGGGCCGCTTGGCCCTGGTTGCATCCGGTTGGCGCACTATTAGTCTTCAAGGAGAGCACCTAGATGAAGAAGGTCTTCCCAGTTTTAGTGGCTGCGGTCTTCACGCTGTCGGTACTGCTCGCGGTGCCGGTGACGTCGGCCCAGGGGGATTTGGGCAGCGAAGATAACCCGATCCAGGTTTACTTCGTACCCTCGACCGAAGCTTCAGTTATTGTAACCGGCGGCGAAGTCATGGCTGCCGCACTCGAAGAGGCTACCGGCCTGAACTTTGAAGTCTTCGTTCCGACCTCGTACGCGGCGACCGTTGAGGCGATGTGCGCCGCACCGGACAGCTCGATGGGCTTCATCCCCGCGGCTGGCTACGTGATCGCCAACCAGCGCTGCGGCGTGGAAGTGTCGGCAGCAGCCGTGCGTTTTGGGTGGCCGGCTTACTGGGCGGAATACATCGTGCGCCGCGACAGCGACATCTACACCTTCGGCGATCTGGATGGCAAGACCTGGGGCTATGGCGACCCCGGCTCGACCTCCGGCTACATCGTGCCGTCAGTTGAGCTGGCCGCGGCAGGCCTCACGCCCGGCTCCGAAGTGCAGACCGGCGGGCATAACCAGACCGTGCTGGCCGTCTACAACGGCGAAGTGGACTTCGGCACCGTGTTCTTCAGCCCGGCGCTGATGCCTGAAGGTTATGCTGCGTGGCAGACGGGCGACCTGCCTGAGCCGTACGATCTGACCGTGGACGAGTCGTACATCGGCGACGATGATAACCTGTACGTCGGCGACATCCGCATCATGGACGCGCGCGCCAACGTGCGTGACACCGCCCCGGACGTGATCGAGCAGGTCCGCATCCTGCGCCTGAGCGCCCCGATTCCGAACGATACGCTCAGCTTCGGCCCTGAGTTCCCGGCGGAGCTGCGCCAGCAGATCATGGACGCGCTGATCGCGTTCTCCGGCACGGAAGCATGGAACCAGTCCATCGGCAGCGAGGACTTCTACGCGTGGAGCGGCCTGGAGCCGATCGACGACGCGGCGTACGACCCGGTCCGCCAGCAGATCGAGATCCTCGGCCAGAGCGAAGAGGATATCCTCGGCGGGTAATGCTGCGGACGATGGCAGCATGAAACACCAGCGGGCAGAGGGGGGAATCTCCTCTGCCCGATTTGTCACTTGGGGAGACCTGGATGCTGAAGATAGAACATCTCACAAAAGTTTATGACAA
This sequence is a window from Aggregatilinea lenta. Protein-coding genes within it:
- a CDS encoding phosphate/phosphite/phosphonate ABC transporter substrate-binding protein, translating into MKKVFPVLVAAVFTLSVLLAVPVTSAQGDLGSEDNPIQVYFVPSTEASVIVTGGEVMAAALEEATGLNFEVFVPTSYAATVEAMCAAPDSSMGFIPAAGYVIANQRCGVEVSAAAVRFGWPAYWAEYIVRRDSDIYTFGDLDGKTWGYGDPGSTSGYIVPSVELAAAGLTPGSEVQTGGHNQTVLAVYNGEVDFGTVFFSPALMPEGYAAWQTGDLPEPYDLTVDESYIGDDDNLYVGDIRIMDARANVRDTAPDVIEQVRILRLSAPIPNDTLSFGPEFPAELRQQIMDALIAFSGTEAWNQSIGSEDFYAWSGLEPIDDAAYDPVRQQIEILGQSEEDILGG